Part of the Maridesulfovibrio sp. genome, ACCCTCATAGACCTCGACCTGACCAATAATTATAAGGTACAGGTCATCGCCATCCGCAAAAACGGCTCGGAAGAATTGAACTTCGTCCCCAAAGCCAATGAACCTCTGGGTGAAAATGATGTGTTGATTATGATCGGAGCGCGGGAAAACCTGCTTAAACTACCGGACAATTAAAGATCATCGACCTTATAAAGATCTTTTTCGATTTCCTTCATCTGCATATCCTCCTCTTCAAGAGCGATCATGCGATCCCGGATTTCATGGGTCTTTTCAATGGCATCATCAAGTTCCACCCCTGCGGCAACCTGCATCTTGCGTAACAGGTTCAGGATGTCGCTGCGGAGGGTTTTGCCGTTCTCCCCTTTTCCCATTTCACGAAGCATGGATTCATCTTCTTCAGTTTTCTTTATCAGGTAATGGCAGAATTTCTGAGCTTCCTGAACACCACGGTTCTTTTCAAGACACATGGTCAGATAACGGAAACAATTCTCCCAGTCCCCTGCTTCGTAATGGGTGCGGGCAATATTGAAGAAAAGATTTTCATCAGCACTATCCAGATCAACTCCCCGATTATAGTACTGCAAGGCTTCACGGTACATGCCGTTCTTGCGCATGGATATACCGAAATCATTGAACATATGCTTGTGTTCAGTCTTAAAGGCGGACTTAAGCTGCAGGACTTTTGCAAATACTTCCTGCGCCCGTTCAACATCACCTTTCTCAAGATAGGTCAGACCGAGGCCAAAAGTTGCGCGGACATTTTTTTCATCCACAGCCAACGCATCGGCGTACTCCATTTCCGCGCTGTAGAACTCGCCCTGTTCACGATGGGCTTCCCCCCTGCTCAATCTATTATCCTGCTGCTCCATGGCAGGTCGGACATGCTGCTGATAGGAATCAAGCTCAAGAGTATAATGTGCGGCAAACTCCCCGCTGCTGATAACCTTGGGGTCGCCTGAAGGGACCCAGTTTTCATTCAAAAGCAGCAGCTCAAAGCTTTCGTCATCCAGTTTGCTGGCTAACCAGAATTTCTTGCCTTTTATTTTATGCGAGTCGGAACGCAGGGAAACCACCGTAACGAATCCGGTTTCCTCTTCGGTTTCCTGCTCGACAGGAGGAGTGTAGTTGAATAATGATGATTCAGCGCTCATGGAGTAAGCCTCCGGGGACCCCGGCAAAAACGGGATCGGGCTTGTAATTGTTGCAGACCCCTCATCTACACCAGCTTGATCGGCATTTAATTCATTTCCATTTAGATTTCCAGCGTCTAAAGAAAAATAGAGATTTCTGTAACTGGAACTTCACAAGGAAATTGGCTAAACTTCACCTTAATGAACAAATACCGTCCAATATTAATTTTAATTACCACCATCTTTATATTGCACTTTTTCGGGCTAAAAAGCTACGCCCGAGAAAGAACAGACGCACCACTAATTGAATGCAAACTGCTCAACCAGTTCCCGCATGATGATACGGCTTTTACTCAGGGATTATTATACCACGACGGCTACTTATACGAAAGCACCGGTAAGCACGGACGCTCTTCCCTGCGCAAGGTGGAATTGGAAAGCGGCATAGTCCGCACCATGATCAAGAACGACAAAGAAATTTTCAGTGAAGGGATATGTTACTGGAATAACAAAATGTATCAGCTTACATGGCGGTCCGGTAAATGTTTCATATATGACGCAGCTTCCCTTGCTCCCAAAGGCTTCTTCAAATACAAAGGTCAGGGGTGGGGGCTGACCGCAGACGGACAGTTCATTTACCAGAGCAACGGCTCGTCGGTGATTACCTTCAGGGACCCGTATGATTTTGCACGCATAAAAAGGCTGCAGGTAACAGACGGCATTGCCAATATCCACCTCCTTAATGAACTTGAGTACATAAACGGCCTTATTTTCAGCAATATTTGGAAACAAGACCGCATAGCAGTCATTGATCCCGAAAAAGGGAAAGTCAAATTCTGGCTTGATATATCTTCGCTGCGTCCCCTTGCCGGAAAAAACGCCGAAGCCGCCAACGGCATCGCATGGGACGCTGTCGAAAAAAGGCTCTTCGTGACCGGAAAATTCTGGAATAAGGTTTTTGAAATTGAACTACCCGCACTTGAAAATCAGCCCGCGTCAAACTGATAACATGATAATTTCACTGGGCATTTGCGCCGGAGCCTCCTCCGTCAGCATGATTCTGACCGGAAACGATAACGGCAGGATTGAAATTCTAAAATCAATTTCACTGAACCACGAAGGAAATCCAGCCCAAACAGTCATTAAGGCTTTACAGGAACTGGACATTCCCGAAAATATTCCGGCGGCAGTAACCGGACGCAAATTCCGCCATCTGCTGAACCTGCCGACCATTTCCGAACCGCAGGCCCTTGAGACAGCCCTTGCACATCAAAATTTCGTTAAAGACGGCTACCGCACGATCCTCAGCGCCGGAGGGGAAACCTTCATGGCCTACCTGCTCGATAATGCCGGCAAGGTCGAAACAGTACACACCGGAAACAAGTGCGCCTCCGGTACCGGAGAGTTTCTGGTCCAGCAGCTGGGCCGCATGGGTCTGAACCTCAATGATATGTCAGACATGGAAATGAGCGAACCGCACAAAGTCTCCGGTCGTTGTTCCGTCTTCTGCAAAAGCGACTGCACCCACGCCCTGAACAAGGGAGTTGAAAAAGAAGCGGTGGTCGCCGGACTGGCCCGCATGATGGCCGGGAAATGCATAGAACTGCTGCGCAAGCTGCCAGCTGAAAAAGTAGTCTTGATCGGTAATTGCTCCCAAAACAAATTCATGGTCAATGAACTGCGCCGCGAAATTCCGGAATTGCTTCTGCCCGCGAACGGACATTGTTTCGAAGCTCTCGGCGCAGCAATCTGGGCAGCTGAAAACGGCACAGTCCTTCCCGAAGACTGCCGCACAATTATTCGCAAAGGTGACACAGCATTCACTTTTCTGCCGCCGCTTAAAGACTATACAGATTCCGTCAAATTCCATGAAAGCTCAAAGGCGGAATTCATCTCCGGTAACAGACTGGCCCTAGGACTTGATGTAGGTTCAACCACAACCAAAGGCGTGCTTCTTGATCTGGAGCGAACCGAGATTGTTGCTTCCTGCTATTTACGTACAGACGGCGACCCCATTGGAGCATCGCGGAGGGTGTACGCAGAACTGGCAAGCCAGGCTCCCGCCGGAACCACCGCCGAAGTTATGGGTGTAACCGGATCGGGCCGCAACATAGCCGGACTGCATGCGGGTACGGACGGAATCATCAATGAAATTACCGCCCACGCCACTTCCGCCGTTCACTACGACCCTGATGTTGATACAATTTTCGAAATAGGCGGACAGGACGCGAAATACACATGGCTGAAGAACTCGGTCCCTTGTGACTATGCCATGAACGAAGCATGCAGCGCCGGAACAGGATCATTCCTTGAAGAAAGTGCCAAGGAAACGCTTGGCATTGCTGTAACCGACATTGCCGAAATCGCATTCAAGGGGACAAATCCGCCCAACTTCAACGACCAGTGCGCTGCCTTTATCGGCTCGGACCTGAAACTTGCGGCGCAGGAAGGAGTCCCGCTGGAAGATATGGTTGCCGGACTGGTCTACTCCATCTGCATCAACTACTCCAACCGCGTTAAAGGCAACCGCACCGTGGGGCAGAAGATTTTCATGCAGGGAGGGGTCTGCTACAACAAAGCCGTACCAACGGCCATGGCCGCACTGACCGGGCAGGAAATCATCGTCCCGCCTCATCCGGGATTGACCGGCGCATTCGGGGTTGCTCTTGAAGCCGCCAAGCGGGTCGAACTGGGCTCTATTAGCACAGGGACATTCGATCCTTCTGAGCTGGCCGAGCGCGAAGTAAGCTACAAATCCCCCTTCACCTGCAACGGGGCCGGGCGGGATTGCGATCTCGGCTGTACCATTGCCCGCATTGAAGTTGAGGGGAAGACCTTCCCCTTTGGCGGTATCTGCAACCGCTTTGATAATTCAAAGGTAGCCAAAGACACCAAGCCCGGAGAGGACCTTGTCCTCTGGCGTGAGAAACGGGTTTTCCGTGATTTGAGCGAACCCGAAGAGGGTCAAACGGTCATCGGCATGAACCGCTCACTGCTCATGAACACGTGGTTCCCGCTCTTCAACACATTTTTCAAAGAGATGGGCTTCGGGGTTCGCCTGCCTGAGAATTTCGATCCCGATGCCATTGAACAAAAAGGCGCCCCCTTCTGCCATCCGGTGGAACTGGCCCACGGCGGCCTTGGCGAATTGCTGAAACTTGAGACTGATCATATTTTCCTGCCCCACCTGCGCTCCATGCCGCTTAAAAGCGGAGACCGTTCCTGTACCTGCGTACTGGTTCAGGGTGAGCCATATTATTTGAAATCAGCCTTCCCTGAGTTGGAAAAGCGTTCTCTGCTCACCCCGGTCATCCATATGCAGGACGGGGAAGAACAATTGCGCAAAGCCCTGCTCCGGACCGCCGCCAAGCTGAAAGTAGGTGTTCAGCAAGCCTTGGATGCTCTTGAGGCGGCAATTGCCGAGCAAGAACAATTCTTCACCGACCTGCGCGTTAAGGGAGAAGAATTTATGGCCGCACTGGATGATAGCAGCCTACAAGCCATGGTTCTTTTCGGCAGACCATACAATGCCTTCAGTTCATGGGCCAACAAATCAATTCCTGCCAAATTTGCCACCCGTGGAGTTGAAATAATTCCCTGCGACATGCTCCCCCGCAGCGAAAAATGCGGCAACGAGCTGAACATGTACTGGGCCACCGGGGAACTGATCATGGATGCAGCCAAGCTGGTGGCGGAGCACCCCAGACTTTTCGGCACATACATCACCAATTTCTCCTGCGGCCCTGATTCATTCCTGCTCGGTCATTTCCGTACGATCATGGGCCGCAAGCCATCGCTGACCCTTGAATTGGACAGCCATACCGCTGATGCAGGAATCGAAACCCGCATTGAAGCCTTTCTCGATATTGTAGATGGTTTCAGCCGTCTGGAAGAGCCGCAGGATTCCACAGTCCGTCCTTTCCGTGCCGCGCGTTGCGAAGTGCGTAACGGAATTACCGGAATCACTGACTCCAGAGGCAAATGGTATGCGGTGAACGATCCGGCTGTAACCCTAATCATTCCCAGCCTTGGCGAAATCAGCACCGATTTTCTGGCAGCATCCATGCAGCGCGATAACATCCGCTACAAGGTACTCTCCCATGCCAGTGAAGCCGCCCTGAAAATGGGCCGTAACAATTCATCCTGCAAAGAATGCCTGCCCTTGCAGCTTACCGCCGGAGCCCTGCTGGCACACCTCGAAAACCGTGACGAAAATGAAATCGCCCTCTTCCTGATGCCCAAGGCCAAGGGGCCATGCCGTTTCGGGCAGTATTCCGTGTTCATGAACGATCTCATCGAGCGCTTGGAAATCCAGAATCTAGCCATTTTCGCGCCCAGCTCCACTGACGGGTACGGCGGACTAAGCACTGGTGTCACCCTCGGCATGTGGCAGGGTATTGTCACCGGTTCTATTCTTGAGGATATCCACGCCACCATTTGCACGGCAGCAAAGGACAAAGACTCGGCCCTGAAACTTTTCTGGCAGGTACGTCAGGAATTACTGGACGGCATGGTCAACTGGAAGCAATTTTCCAAAACCCTGCGCAAAGCAGCTATCGATCTTTCCACTATCAAACTGGCTAAACCGGTGTATGAGTATCCGGTTATATCGCTGTTGGGTGAAATATACGTCCGCCATGATCCTTTGGCTAGGCGCAACCTGCCGGAAAGCCTTACTGAGCAGGGTTTTATTGTCCGCGTAGCTCCGGTGCTGGAATGGATGAAATACACGGACTGGCTGAACCGCAACAGCATCGAAGGAAAGGCCGGGGTCAAGACCCTGATCACCCAAGGCGTGAAATCTTATTTTGAAAGTCGCATCCGCCATATCCTTGCAGACAGCGGACTGCTCTTCTACCCCGGACCGAATGTGCGCCAAGTGGTCAGCCACGGCAAGCCGCACATTTCCGAACAGTTGACCGGAGAGGCAATTCTGACTGTGGGGGCATCCCTACATGAAATCATGTCTCCATCCTGCGGAGTCATCTCCATAGGACCATTCGGATGCATGCCCTCGCGGGTTGCTGAAGCTGTACTCAGCGAAAAATTCCGGGCCGGGTCAGCGGGTAAAAAAGCGACCTCCATACTTGGAGAAGACTCGCGACTGCCCTTCCTGGCCATTGAAACTGACGGAAATCCATTCCCGCAACTCATCGAAGCACGGCTGGAAGCATTCTGTTTACAGGCCAAACGGTTGCATAAACGCATGTCTCCGACTGGAAAATCTTAAAATAATACCGGATCAGTTCTTCTTGATATAGCACAAGCTATCATGGTACCACCTCTCAGGGTAAATTTAAGCGGAAACGCTTGTCTGGGGAGGAAAACTTTGCATAGAAGAATTGTCGGTATGGGGCTGTTGATATTGCTCATTGCAATCTGCGGGTGCAGGACAGTCAGGTCAATAAGAACCAATATCAAAGAAACTGTAATCTCCTCCCAACCGGAGGATAAGTTTTCGCAGGCACTGGACCGGAACAAATTTTCAGAGGCTGAACAAATATGGCTGGATAATCAGGATTACTTTCTTGAAAAACCGAAGGCCATGGACGAGATAACCAAAGCTGCCTCGGATTTAAAAAAACGTTACCGTCCAAAAATTTCCGCTGCCACCACCAACCTTCTTTCCATCCACTGGCCCGAAAAATCCTCAAAATGGACTTTAATCCGCCTTAAGCTGGACAATGCCCGTGATTTGATCGACGAAATCGAATCCAGCAGCATACTAAACGATCTGGGCCAAATTCCTCCCGGCCTTGATAAGCTGAAAAAGAACTTCCACGAAAAAGAATCAAAAATCAGGGACGATGCACAGGCCCAGTTCAAGCAATATCCACTGCAGACCGGACCGAACTTTTTTTCCCTCTACCCCGTAAAGCTGGATGAAGAAAAATTCCTCAAGTCACAAGCCGCCCTGTTGGAGCAGTCCGTAGCATCAGCCAACGGAAAAGGTGTGCCGCATATGATTAAGGAATACGGTAACATCATCCCTGCCGAGACCATGCGCAACTTGGAAGGACAATATTTCCGGGACCTGCTCAAAAAAGAAGCTAAAGGTAAGAAACCTTCTTTCCGCGCGGTTATCAAGGCCATGAATGAAGCCAAGAGGTCAGGCTTCCCTGTAACCGAAGTTCCAGACTGCAAGATCGCCTTTGTACGTGTTACCAGTAAAACTTTAATGCAAGAACATGGCATCGAATTCGGGCTGGGTTTTGATGTGGATCTGCCCATGCAAACCGAGACACTGGCCAAAACATCCATGTTCAATTCAAAGACCGCCAAAGATGCGGACGTTGTTATCCTGATCAACGAAGTTGTATCCAGAATCGACCGCAAGACATTCCGCCCCAAGGCATACAGCAGCAAGAATATTGTCGGATACACAGAGGGATACAACCACGCATATGATCAGGCCCAGCTGCGCCTTGAACAATTAAAACTGAAGCGGCAGGAGCTGAACGAGCGCAACAACTCACATATTTTGGGCTGGTTCGGTGCTAATGACATCACCTCCGCTGCTCATATGGCGGCTCAGGAAGAAGAAAAATACAACGAGGCTGTAGCTAATGCCACAAGCATTCCGCGAATGATCGACAAGCCGATTTATGAAAACTACAGCTTCAGCGTTGTGCCGCTACGCACAACTAAAGTTGCCTCGGTGCAATATGTAATCATAGATCGCAAGTCTCACACATACTTCACTGATTTCTTTGATATTGTTCAGGAGAAAAATTTCAAGATAGCTTATGGCATAAACATAACAGACCCAGACCGTGACAAACATGAAATAAACTTCAACACGGAAAAACAGCTACGGGGATGGGAAAGACAACCGGTTGCCGTGCGCCTATCCGACATGCTCAACTATTATCTGGATCACAAAGAAAAGGACAAAAAGTATAGGAGCATGGCCCGGATACAGAACATAATCATAAACAACCGCAACAAGGCACTGGCTGAATTTTTCAGCAATGAATACGGCTCCGACACTGGAAATGATCCACGCTATGATTCTACTGTCATGGTCCAGAGTCCGGACCGCAGAGGGACTGGCAGCGGTTTTTTTGTCACCGACAATATTATCCTTACAAACTACCATGTTGTCGAAGACAACGAATTTGTGGAAATTAAATTGCACAAAAACGTGGAAGCCTTCGGCAAGGTAATGGCCTATGACCTTTACCGAGACCTCGCTCTGGTAAAGATAAATGCCCACGGCAAGCCTGTTAGATTCTACACTCAAAATATGCTTCCCGCAGGTGTAACTCTTGAGGCAATCGGACACCCCAAAGGATTTCCTTTCACCATAACCAGAGGTGTTTTCAGCGCATACAGAAAAAGGCCGAGCAAATTTCTACACTCACGCCGTATGGTTCGTTATATCCAGACAGACGCGGCCATTAACTCCGGCAATTCAGGAGGACCGCTGTTTTACAAAGATAAGGTTGTAGGTGTTAACACATGGAAAAAGATCGGAGAGGACATAGACAACCTTGCCTTCGCAGTCCACTACGCTGAAGTAATCAAATTTCTTGAACAATACGGCATCAAATACCACAGATAAGGAGCCTTGAATTGAAAAAACGCGTTTTCATCCTAATGGCAGTGGCAATGCTCGCAGCACTGGTACTCATGAGCGGATGCCGCAGCAAGCAGCGTATGGGCATGGTCCGCGACCAGAGTACCGGCCTGCTCTACGGCTCCATGACCAGCGGAAACTTTATGGTTGATCCCTCCCAGTTCGATACTCCGGTATTAAAGCTGACCATCCGCAACACCTCCGGTGATCCGGCAGTGAACCTCAAGGCCCTGCGCAAAAGCATTGAAAAATCATATCTAGATAAGGGCTACAAAGTAGTAGCCACAGGTAAATATTCCGCACATCTGGACATCAACCTGCGCTATTCAGGTCAGATTTCGAAAAATATGGTTGATGAAATCAGCCTTTGGGGCGGAACAGGCGGTGCCTACATGGGAGCCACTTTGGGCCGTAACCTCGATTCCATGATACTCGGTTCCGCTTCCGGTGCGGCTATAGGAGCCATTATCGGGCAATACACCACGCAGGACACCTACCTCATGGTTGCGGATGTGATACTCGGAGTCGTGGACAAATACGCTAAGAAGCGTAAAGCGGTTATCCAGTTCGATGATACCCAGATCAAATGGGAAGACGAGGACGACGGATTCATCTCATATCGTTCCCGCGAACGCATCCAAGCCGCGGTTTACGCTGGCGGTGACAATACCCCGCAAAGTAAAATCGTACGCGGGGTTACGCTAAGATTCCAAAGAATTCTGCAGGATATTATTTAAAAGAAATCAAGCCCGGACAAATGATTGTCCGGGCTTTTTTTTTACACATCATCAAAACGGGTGCGTACGTCGTTCAACCCTTCGCGATACCCTTTTGCATCGCCGTAGGGGAAGAAATGGCGGTAACGGCTGTGCACAGACTTAACCGGACGGGCATGCCGAATCGGGCACCAGTACTGCTCTGTACGGGCAGCCACCTCACGCACAAACCCGATCAAGCCGTTAAAGTAACCGCAATAGTAGCAGTTTACCTTTTCAATCAGGTTCAGGTATTTCAGGCTATGGCGGTCTATGACCACATAATCACGCCTCTTTACCCGGGGAATACCATAGACCGGGAAGCACATGAGCTGATAGAGCCAAACAGCCACATCAATCATCAGCGCAGGAATAAGCGGCATAAATATAAAGGGCAGCGTGAGCATAACCCAGACGCCGGAATCATAAACATAGTCACTCCACTTAGCAGCCAGCTCGCGGTGTGCCACACGCACCTCCGCGCTGAAGCGGACTTTCTTTTTCTGTATGGTGTAGAGGAACTCGTTTTTTTTATCACTTAATTCAACGCGCAGTTCCTTTTCCAAGACATCCATTCTACCAAGAATTTCATCAATTCTGCTCATGCGGCACCTTCCTTTTCAGTCACAGGTTCAGATACAGTATCCGGGGCAAGCCCCGGTTTCAGGTGTCATTCATTATAGTTGATAAAAAAAAAGTAAGATTGGCAAGGAAATTTGGATTGAAGACAAAAGAAAAGCCGCCTGAAACTTACTGTTTCAGACGGCTTCCTAATAACTAATTTAAACGTAAACAGCGATATCACCACCAGGAGTAGAGCTATCAACGGCAGAGATTGCGTCGCTGTCTGCATCAAGAGTTGCGATCAGCACACCGGAGCTTGAGGATCCACTTCCATCGGCATCGTAATATAATTTATGGTCTGTGGTGTCATAAATAAACTGTGCTCCGGCCCCAGTTCCTATTGAACCATTATAACTGCTAACAGAGGCAAAAGTCCAAGTTGAGTTAAATCCTCCATTACCGGAAAAATAGAACTTATCGACACCGCTTTCAAAACCGTAAACAGTATCTCCACCTTCACCGGAAACAGCAGTCGTATAGTTAAAAACATCATTACCGGCACCGCCATACAAGTGGTCTGAACCGAATCCACCTGTCAGGGTGTCATCGCCTTGTCCTCCCATCAGAGTATTGCTACCCGTACATCCGGTAATGGTATCGTTGTTGGACGATCCTATTGCATGACTAATCTCATGGAGTGTATCAGTATCAGATGTCCCAATTTTGGTTACACTACCCGAAGCAAGGTTAATATTAACGCTATTACTGGCTTCAAAGTAAGAGACCCAGT contains:
- a CDS encoding tetratricopeptide repeat protein, with the translated sequence MSAESSLFNYTPPVEQETEEETGFVTVVSLRSDSHKIKGKKFWLASKLDDESFELLLLNENWVPSGDPKVISSGEFAAHYTLELDSYQQHVRPAMEQQDNRLSRGEAHREQGEFYSAEMEYADALAVDEKNVRATFGLGLTYLEKGDVERAQEVFAKVLQLKSAFKTEHKHMFNDFGISMRKNGMYREALQYYNRGVDLDSADENLFFNIARTHYEAGDWENCFRYLTMCLEKNRGVQEAQKFCHYLIKKTEEDESMLREMGKGENGKTLRSDILNLLRKMQVAAGVELDDAIEKTHEIRDRMIALEEEDMQMKEIEKDLYKVDDL
- a CDS encoding glutaminyl-peptide cyclotransferase, producing the protein MNKYRPILILITTIFILHFFGLKSYARERTDAPLIECKLLNQFPHDDTAFTQGLLYHDGYLYESTGKHGRSSLRKVELESGIVRTMIKNDKEIFSEGICYWNNKMYQLTWRSGKCFIYDAASLAPKGFFKYKGQGWGLTADGQFIYQSNGSSVITFRDPYDFARIKRLQVTDGIANIHLLNELEYINGLIFSNIWKQDRIAVIDPEKGKVKFWLDISSLRPLAGKNAEAANGIAWDAVEKRLFVTGKFWNKVFEIELPALENQPASN
- a CDS encoding acyl-CoA dehydratase activase, with protein sequence MILTGNDNGRIEILKSISLNHEGNPAQTVIKALQELDIPENIPAAVTGRKFRHLLNLPTISEPQALETALAHQNFVKDGYRTILSAGGETFMAYLLDNAGKVETVHTGNKCASGTGEFLVQQLGRMGLNLNDMSDMEMSEPHKVSGRCSVFCKSDCTHALNKGVEKEAVVAGLARMMAGKCIELLRKLPAEKVVLIGNCSQNKFMVNELRREIPELLLPANGHCFEALGAAIWAAENGTVLPEDCRTIIRKGDTAFTFLPPLKDYTDSVKFHESSKAEFISGNRLALGLDVGSTTTKGVLLDLERTEIVASCYLRTDGDPIGASRRVYAELASQAPAGTTAEVMGVTGSGRNIAGLHAGTDGIINEITAHATSAVHYDPDVDTIFEIGGQDAKYTWLKNSVPCDYAMNEACSAGTGSFLEESAKETLGIAVTDIAEIAFKGTNPPNFNDQCAAFIGSDLKLAAQEGVPLEDMVAGLVYSICINYSNRVKGNRTVGQKIFMQGGVCYNKAVPTAMAALTGQEIIVPPHPGLTGAFGVALEAAKRVELGSISTGTFDPSELAEREVSYKSPFTCNGAGRDCDLGCTIARIEVEGKTFPFGGICNRFDNSKVAKDTKPGEDLVLWREKRVFRDLSEPEEGQTVIGMNRSLLMNTWFPLFNTFFKEMGFGVRLPENFDPDAIEQKGAPFCHPVELAHGGLGELLKLETDHIFLPHLRSMPLKSGDRSCTCVLVQGEPYYLKSAFPELEKRSLLTPVIHMQDGEEQLRKALLRTAAKLKVGVQQALDALEAAIAEQEQFFTDLRVKGEEFMAALDDSSLQAMVLFGRPYNAFSSWANKSIPAKFATRGVEIIPCDMLPRSEKCGNELNMYWATGELIMDAAKLVAEHPRLFGTYITNFSCGPDSFLLGHFRTIMGRKPSLTLELDSHTADAGIETRIEAFLDIVDGFSRLEEPQDSTVRPFRAARCEVRNGITGITDSRGKWYAVNDPAVTLIIPSLGEISTDFLAASMQRDNIRYKVLSHASEAALKMGRNNSSCKECLPLQLTAGALLAHLENRDENEIALFLMPKAKGPCRFGQYSVFMNDLIERLEIQNLAIFAPSSTDGYGGLSTGVTLGMWQGIVTGSILEDIHATICTAAKDKDSALKLFWQVRQELLDGMVNWKQFSKTLRKAAIDLSTIKLAKPVYEYPVISLLGEIYVRHDPLARRNLPESLTEQGFIVRVAPVLEWMKYTDWLNRNSIEGKAGVKTLITQGVKSYFESRIRHILADSGLLFYPGPNVRQVVSHGKPHISEQLTGEAILTVGASLHEIMSPSCGVISIGPFGCMPSRVAEAVLSEKFRAGSAGKKATSILGEDSRLPFLAIETDGNPFPQLIEARLEAFCLQAKRLHKRMSPTGKS
- a CDS encoding trypsin-like peptidase domain-containing protein, which produces MHRRIVGMGLLILLIAICGCRTVRSIRTNIKETVISSQPEDKFSQALDRNKFSEAEQIWLDNQDYFLEKPKAMDEITKAASDLKKRYRPKISAATTNLLSIHWPEKSSKWTLIRLKLDNARDLIDEIESSSILNDLGQIPPGLDKLKKNFHEKESKIRDDAQAQFKQYPLQTGPNFFSLYPVKLDEEKFLKSQAALLEQSVASANGKGVPHMIKEYGNIIPAETMRNLEGQYFRDLLKKEAKGKKPSFRAVIKAMNEAKRSGFPVTEVPDCKIAFVRVTSKTLMQEHGIEFGLGFDVDLPMQTETLAKTSMFNSKTAKDADVVILINEVVSRIDRKTFRPKAYSSKNIVGYTEGYNHAYDQAQLRLEQLKLKRQELNERNNSHILGWFGANDITSAAHMAAQEEEKYNEAVANATSIPRMIDKPIYENYSFSVVPLRTTKVASVQYVIIDRKSHTYFTDFFDIVQEKNFKIAYGINITDPDRDKHEINFNTEKQLRGWERQPVAVRLSDMLNYYLDHKEKDKKYRSMARIQNIIINNRNKALAEFFSNEYGSDTGNDPRYDSTVMVQSPDRRGTGSGFFVTDNIILTNYHVVEDNEFVEIKLHKNVEAFGKVMAYDLYRDLALVKINAHGKPVRFYTQNMLPAGVTLEAIGHPKGFPFTITRGVFSAYRKRPSKFLHSRRMVRYIQTDAAINSGNSGGPLFYKDKVVGVNTWKKIGEDIDNLAFAVHYAEVIKFLEQYGIKYHR
- the traT gene encoding complement resistance protein TraT: MKKRVFILMAVAMLAALVLMSGCRSKQRMGMVRDQSTGLLYGSMTSGNFMVDPSQFDTPVLKLTIRNTSGDPAVNLKALRKSIEKSYLDKGYKVVATGKYSAHLDINLRYSGQISKNMVDEISLWGGTGGAYMGATLGRNLDSMILGSASGAAIGAIIGQYTTQDTYLMVADVILGVVDKYAKKRKAVIQFDDTQIKWEDEDDGFISYRSRERIQAAVYAGGDNTPQSKIVRGVTLRFQRILQDII